CTCGCCGGGCTTCGCGGCGGCAAAGTGCACCGCCGATAGAATGAGCGATCCTGCCATCAGAGCCGTGATCAACGTCCTAGCCTGTCCGTTCATCCTTTCACAACCGTCGTCTCAATCGAATAACTGCCCTTGAATTGTCCAAGATCGAGCACTTCCCCGGTCTGGGGCGTGACGCGGAAGCCCCATGCCGTGTGCTCGGCGTATGGCGAGTCGGCCATCCGCTCGTTCGCGGGGATGTTGTAAGTGCGCGTGTTGCCGCTCGTCGTCCCTCCGACGCCGGGCTGCCAGACGGTGGAGTCCGCTCCGTGAAACTGGAGGCCGAGCCCCACGGGTCCGGCGCCTTCCGCCTCCCACGTGAGTTTCACGACGACCATCTTAGTCTCTATGGGGACGATCGCATCGCGCGGCACCTTCACCTCTTTCGGTGCGGATAGGGCCGGCGTCGCCGCGCCGTCGAAGACACCGCTGTCCGTGAAGAGCTTGAAGGAGGTGCGGCCCACCCAGAAATCCGGGTGCGGGGGGCCGATGTACAGTTCGCCGCCGTTATGGGCCTTGACGGTGACGCGGATGCTTCCGTTCGCAAGCCCCACTTGTTCGGTGTATTGGGGGTCACCCAAGGCATCGACCCGGAAGGCCCACTTCGACACGGCGTAATGCGGCAGGTCGGCCTGCGTCTCGGTGATCTTGATGGACCTTATGCCACCGTTTCTCACGGGGCCAAGGTCGTTGTAGACGGGAGAATCTGCCGCGTGGAAGGCGAGTCGAAGGCCCGTGATGGTGTTCGAGGCCCATGAGATGGTTATGTTCACCAGATCAGCGCCCGTGGGGACGATCTGGCCGTCCGGAAGGGAGAATTCGGCGTGGCCGAGGCTCACCTGTTGGCCCTGTACGCCTTCGAGAAGCGGCAAAAGCGTGAGGGGTACGTCGGCCGCCATTATCTCCATCTCGGAACGGCCGCCCCAGTAGTCGTGGTAGTGCGCCTTGTGCGTCTCGAAGTAGGCCGCGGCGGATTCGTTGATCTGTTGTTCGCGCTCTTCGACCTTCGTGAGTTCCTTCGGCTCGCCAGATTGCGATTGGAGGTTTCCCGTGCCAGGTTCGGTTCCGGGCGTGGGCGGCGCGCTCGTTTGGTCGCCGATGCAACCGGCTGCCATGACACCGAAAAGTAGCAATGCCACGATTGCCACGGCCTTCCTTCCCTCGCTCATTGTCCGAACTACCTCCTTCGAGACTATATATATCGACTGGACTGGTCATTGAAATATTTTGAGGTCGCCGTGTTGACCAACTTTTGGTGAATGGCGCCTTGCCGCCTACGGAGTCCCTAGCTGTAATCGGTCGGTTTTCGATACGAAAAGGCATTCTTGGACAATTGTCGCTTTTTGGTGGCCTCGGCGTAACAAATCCGGTCTGAAACCTTGCCAACGCAACATGTCAACGCACGCCTCGCCGCGAGGGCCGCGCGTCGCGTTCGTCGGCGGACTTCATTCACTCATCGCTACGCTTGCCGCCCGAGCGGAGGTAATCGACGAGCCCTGGCGTGATTATCACCTTCCCGTCCACGACGGGATACCCATATGGCAGGAACGTTGACGTCACCCCATCGTGGTCGATCTCGAGTTCGGTCGTGAACTCCAGGTCGGCGAGCCTTCCGCCCAACCGGATGTATTTCGCGGTGAAGACCGCCATGTCGATCGGAAGCTGGATCGGGCCGAGGTGACGCAAAGTGGCGTCCAATTTGCTTGTGACGAGGCGTCCGGTGCGGCCATCGAACGTCTCTGTGCCGAGGATGCCACCGACGACTACTGCGTCGTGCGTTTCGAAGTCTTCCGCCGACAATTCCTGCGCCGCCGTCGGGTCAAGCACCACGGCTTTCCTTCCCCTAAGGTGGACGCCGGCGTCTTCGGGGCGCACATTCGCGAGGCGCCGGAGACGGGAAGTCATCGCATCGCCATGGACACTCGTGAACGTCACGCGTCCAAGTCTTCCTTCGGACCAAAGGTCGACCGCGTGCACGTACTCGAGCTCAAGCCAGTGCGATAGCCGCAGCTCGCAATTCTCGATCACGAGCTCGATGGGGGCGTCCATCCCCGCTGAATTGGACGCGGGTTATTAAGGCGTGCCCGTCCGGTCGTTCGCCCCGGGCCGATGGCCGAGCGGGCCCCGGCACGGATCGGGGCCGCGGCAGCGAACGGTCTTCTTGCCGCGTCTGTCCGGCATTTCGCACCCGCTCGCCAGGATATCGCATCTTGGACTCTCGTGCGGACTCGCCGGGATATCGCATCCTGGACGGTACAACGGCTCTCCGCACTTTACGATACAACAGTTTCTTAGGCCGCTCGTCCGATAAGGGCCCATGGGAAAGACCGCGGCCGCGCGCTCCGGCGACTCGAAAGGATTGGCCTACCTCTACGAGATACGCCCGGTCCCGATGCTCGCAACACTTCTTGCCGCACTCCTTGGCGCACTTTATGCCGCAACCCCGGGCTCGTTGGACCTTACGCGTCTTCCCGTTTACCTCCTCGCCGTTGCCGCGGCCCTCTACTGCGGACACGCGTTGGACAGTCTGGTCGATTACCATCGCCGCGGCGAGACGAAATTCGTCTACATGGGATTCTTCGAAGACAGCGGAGGACTCCTCTCGGAGCGCGAATTGGCGGCCGCGGCGTTCGTCGCGTCGGCCATCTGGTTGATCGCGTCCCTCTCGCTTGCTCCCCCGGGGAGCGCCCTTTTCGCCGTCTCGTTCGCGGGGTTCGTGATCGCCGCGCTTTACAGCTTCGCGCTTGATCGTCACCCCGTGACCGTGAGCCTCGCCTATCCGGCCGGGACCGCGCTTGCGATGGTGGGCGGGTTCCTCCTGGCGGGCGGCACGGACGCGTTCGCAATCTTGGCCATCGCAGTACCAATATTCGTGTACCTCGTGGGCGGCAAGATCGTTTCCGACCAGATAGATTTCGAGGCCGATTCGGCGATCGCCAAACGGACGGTCGTCGTTGTCCTCGGCAGGGAGCGCGCCAAATGGTTCGGTTACTCCCTCTGTGTGGCGGCCCTGATCGTCGCGCTCGCATCCGCGGGCCTTGGGTACCTCCCGATGATATCCACGGCGGGTATCGCGGGCGCGTCGATCCTGCTCTTCACCAGTTTCCGGATGGAGGCGGCGAAGGGTGTGCTCGCCCTCGTTGCCGGGGGCTACGTGTTCCTCATTTCGACGATTGCGCCCCTCATCTACTGAAGGGCTATCAATCGGGCGCCGCCCTCCAATAACATTTAAGTCGCAAGAGAGCCGCTATGAACCGATGACGAGGGCAGGGAGCCCGTTTTTGTTCGTGGTCATGGTGGCAGGGCTCATGACGGCAGGGTGTGTGGCAAACCAGGAGCGCGAGACGCCGCTCATCGAGGACCTTCTCCCCGTCGCGGCCCCTTCGAGCGCCTTCACACCCGTGGCCGCGGATGGCATCGTCAAGCTCCGTTGCTTCCCCATAGGCGACAAGACGGGTTGCAATTTCGAAACGACCGTCTCGCCCGAGACGCGCCAAGGTAACGAGGTCACGGTCGCCGTGAACCCCAAAGACGCCGGGAACATCGTCGCGGGGGCGAAGGACTACACGCCCGACACGGCAGGCGAATGCGTCTGGGACGGCGTCTACTCGACGCACGACGCCGGAAAGACGTGGTCGAGCAAAAGCCTCCCCGGATCCCCATGGCTTCTTGTGAACGACGCCGGCAGCTTCGAACTCAACGAGATGAGCAACTACTGGTGCGCAACGGACCCCGTCGTCGCCTTCGGACCGGACGGCACCTTCTACTACGCCGTCATGGCGTACCAGGGGGACCCCGTGACCGCCAGCAAGATCGGCAAGGACCAGACCGGCACGGGTGTGAACGACGTCGTCTTCAACCGCGTCGCCCAGGTGTGCGCGGTGTCGACGGACGGCGGCAAGACCTTCGATTCGTTCAACGTCATAGACGTCGGCTCCTTCCCCGTCAACTTTCACGACCGGCAGTGGATAACCGTCGACCAGTACGATGGGTCTGTGCACGTCGCGTGGACCTCGGGCCTGGCGTTTGGCAACGTCGCCTACCGTTCGACCGACAAGTGCAAGACGTGGCAGGGACCCGTCCTCCTGGACGACCAGACGAACCCCCTTGGTCCCACCCCCGGGCAGCTCTTCATGTCCACGGGCCCCGCTAACGACGTGTGGATAAGCGGCCGCGCCGGAGACGGCCCATACTTCTCAAAGAGCACCGACGGGGGCGCGACTTTCAGCCCCTGGAAGCGGGCGGTCGAGGCAGAGGACAAGGGCATGAACGCGACTTACAGGTCGGCGGGGCTCGGGTTCATCGCCGTCGATTCGTCCAAAGGCCCTCACTCGGGAAACGCCTACCTCGCGTTCGCGGACACTCGAAACGGCGACCGCGACATGTTCTTGACGCGTTCCACCGACGGCGGGGCCTCGTGGAGCGAGCCGGTGAGGCTCAACGACGACGCCCTGGGGAACGGCGTGGACCAGTTCTTCCCCGCGATAAGCGTGTCGCCCAAGGGAATCGTCGATGTCGCGTGGTACGACAGGCGAAACGGCGACAACTACCTTCTCGACCTCTACTACTCTTACAGCGACGACGGCGGCGCGACTTGGAGCCCGAACTTCCGCGTGACTGAGGTGAGTAGCGACCCCAAGTGGAGCATCCACCAGGCCGGGTTCGTGTTCATCGGCGACTACATCGACATGGATTCATCGGTCGAAGGGGCCCACCCCGTATGGGTCGACACGAGGCACGAGAAGGCGGATGTCTTCGTGGCAAGCATCCTCCGGCCGATAGACCCGAAATGAGTCGGGACCCTGGCCGCGCCGTCAGACGGCGCGTTTCACGAGGACAGCGACGTCGGTCGGGAACCTCGCGACCTCGACGCCCGCCTTCTTGAAGGCGTCCATCTTGGATTGGGCCGTCCCCATTCCGCGGCTGACGATCGCGCCGGCGTGCCCCATCCGTTTTCCCTCCGGCGCGGTGCGGCCGGCGATATAGGCGAAGACGGGCTTCTTCACGTGCTCCTCGACGAACCTCGCCGCTTCTTCCTCGGCCGTGCCGCCGATCTCGCCAACGAGTACAATGGCCTCCGTCTCCGGGTCGGCGTTGAACATGCGCAGAGCGTCGACGAAGGTGGTGCCGACCACGGGGTCGCCACCGAGGCCGATGCACGTGGATTGCCCGACGCCTGCCTCCGTCAGCGCGCTCACGATCTCGTAGGTCAACGTGCCGCTCCTTGACGCGATGCCGACGGAGCCCGGTTTGAAGATGTGGCCGGGAAGTATCCCGACTTTGGCCTTGTGGGCCGGGGACGCCGCGCCGGGACAGTTCGGCCCGATCACCGTCGCGCCCTTGTAGCGGGCGTAGTGGACGAACTCCATGCAATCGTGGACCGGGACGTGCTCGGTGATCACGATCACAGTCTTTAGCCCGGCATCGAGTGCTTCGAAGACCGCGTCCTTGGTGAACGCCGCCGGGACGAATACCAATGACGTGTTCGCTCCGGTCTTTGCGACCGCCTCGGCGCAGCTTTCAAAAACGGGCACCGAGTGGACGGATTGGCCCGACTTCCCCGGAGTCACTCCCGCGACGACCTTGGTGCCGAACTGAAGCATCGCGCCTATGTGGAAAGTGCCCTGATGGCCCGTGGCGCCTTGGACGAGGACCTTCGTGTTCCCGTCGAGGACGATTGCCATCAGATCGGCCTCCGCGCACTTTCCCGTGGATGGCTTCTCGTCCTTTCCGTGTCGACGGTGAGTTTCGCCGCCGCTTGGAGGGTGTCGGCAGAGAGGAGGCCTGCGTGTTGCAGTATCTCCTTTGCCTCCTTCTCGTTCGTGCCTTTGATGCGCGTCACTATCGGGAAGGCGATGGTCTCCGTGTCGAGCACCATCTTCACACCCTTGGCCACCGTGTCGGATTTGGTGATTCCGCCGAAGAGGTTGAGGAGCATCACACTCGGGTCGGCTTTGCGCATGAGGAGGAACGCTTCGCGCACTTTCTCGGGGTTGTCCGTGCCGCCGAGGTCGAGAAAGACCCCCGCTTTCCCGCCGAATTCGTTCAACGCGTCGAGAGTCGCCATCGTGAGGCCAGCCCCGTTCGCGATGACGCCGATCCTCCCGTCGAGCTGGATGAACGCGATCCCCTTCTCCCGGGCCTCCTCCTCCAAGGGCGTGAGTTCCTCGTCCGGTTGGTCGAATTCCTGGTGGCGAAAGAGCGCGCCGTCATCCAAGATCACCTTGCTATCCGCCGCGACGACACGACCGTCCTTCGTGAGGGCCAGCGGGTTTATCTCGAGGAGCTCGGCGTCCATGGCCTTGAAAGCAGAATATAGCTTGGAGAATATGGCGCCCAGTTGCTTCTGCACGTCGGCGGGGAGTCCCGTTCCGGCAAGTAGCGTCCGCGTGTGGAACCCCGAGTATCCGGAAACGGGGTTGACGGTCACCTTCCGGATCTTGTCGTCGGGCACCGACTCTATCTCGACGCCGCCCTCGGTGGAGAACATGAAGAGCGTGGAACGCGTCGAACGGTCGACCAGCACGCCCGCATAGAACTCCCGTTCGAAAGCGAGCTTCTCGACGACGAAGACCTTCTTCACGACGAGTCCCTTGATGGACATCCCGAGGACCGCTTTCACTGCCTCGAGGCCTTCTTCGAAGTTGGCCGCGAACCGTATCCCGCCCGCTTTCCCACGGCCGCCGACCAAGACCTGCGCCTTGATGACCAATGGGAACTTCAAGGACGGTCTCAACGCCTCGAACTCCTCGGGTCTCGATATGACGAATCCCGCGGGCGTCGGGATCGCATGCTTGGCGAACACCTCGCGGCCCTGATATTCGAATAGCTTCATCGGTCTCGTTCGCGCGAAAGCGGTGCCCCTCAATATAAGTTGTGCGCGCCCTGGGCGGCCCGCACCTTCGAGCGCAAAAACGCGGCTCGACCTCCAGGAAAGACCCGGTCATGGCCTCCAAGGGCACCCGCGCGGGCCCACGCACCCTCGCCAAAGGGAGGCGTCGCGCGTCACAGGTGCCCCCGTGGGGCCCCCTCTGGCACGCGCTCGCCTTATGGGACGGTACTGCCATGTCGCCGCGTGCCGCCACCGGAGGGCGCCGACGCGACGATCGTCTCTTCCTATCCAGTGCGAGCACGGGTCAAGTGGTTTCTCGACGGGCCGTCCGTGGTCGCGGTGGTGCCGCGAGCTCCCGCGGGGTTTTTCTCGATCTTGCCGCGACTCCTTGGGTCTCCGCGGACCATCCAGGTCAGGCTCGACGGTTGGGGCCGGGACGTGTGGTTCGAAGCGTCAGGAGAACGGCCCGCACGCGACATCGCGATGGCTCTCGCCGCGCGCGAGGCGAGTCCCAAGCCTCCAAGCGGGGAAAACGTCAAAGACATGGAAAGACGCCTGTCGATGTTCCTCGCGGGCCTTTCCAAGGCGGGGGCGGTCATCCTCTTGGCAGGCCCTTCGCATGCGGCGGACGAGGAAGTGCCGTTTGCGGATCTTTCGAGCGCCTCGTGTCGACGCTGCGGGCGCACGACGTTGGTCTACGAGCCGGCGCGGAACTTCGCTTGTCCGACTTGCGCGGCCCGGATCAGGGTGAAGGTGAGCGAGACAGGGGCGTCCACGCGGGGGACTGCGGGGCCATGACGCGGGCCGTGAAGTGTCCGGAGTGCGGGTCGCAAGACCTGTATTACGAGGCGGGCGCCATGATAGGGAAATACCATTGCAAACGATGCGATTATATCGGCGCCTTGGTGATCGAAGAGGACGTGGACGATTAGCCGCGCGACGTCTTGGAAAAGGGTCGAGGCGCTTTGGGGGGTGGAGGAGTGGGCTCTTTGGCCCATTTGCACCCGGCGACCGGGCACCATCCCCGACCTCACTTAACCGGCGCCGACCTGATGAGGCAATGGTGCCATGATTGATCGGCGTCATTGCCAGAATGCTGAAGGACAAGGAGCGGGTCTTGGAGCTTAATCCCCGAGACGACGGCGGGTTCGACGTGAGGACCGCATCGGGACGCGCCTCAGAGACGTTCGTCGTCGACGAGAACGAACCCGAGGCGTTCATTGAGCGGATGAAGTACGAGAGCGGCGACATCGTGGTCGCCCCGCTCGTCGATTCACTGCGCGAGTGGTTGAAGAAAGGCCACGGATCGAGGAAACGGGACTGAGAGCGCACCGCGTTGCGGCTCGCATGCCAAGCGCCCGTTCTCGTGCCCGCGGTCTTCAGGGGCGCGCCTCATCGGTCGACTTGAGGTCGACGCCAAGTGCAGGATCGGTGTGAGCGAGCGCAGGGTGTTGGCGGAGCTCCTCCTCAAGGGTGGAAAGGTACCGTTGGAGCGCCTCCTGGACCGCTTGGGCGATCGGCGTTCCCTTGACCAGCTTCAGTGTCGTGAGCCGCAAGTGGGTCTCGACTGGTATCCTGACCTTGATCTCCTTGTACCGATTGCTCATGTCCTCGATTCCTCCCTCATTCCCAAGCGCACGAAAAGCGCGGGTTTTCCTTGGGAACGACTTGTGGGTTACATGCGGCTGTCGGCAGGGGAAGAATGGAAAACATTGAAAGGCGAGCCAGCGGGCCGGCGTTTCGACATCGCTTTGGTCGCGAATGTTCAACGTGCGCATCGCGCAGGTGGCCCAGCCGGCTGACGCATTTCCACCTACCTCGAACTGGTCTCGATGTGATTGGTGGGGGCACTGGGATTTTCCCCAGAAAGGGTCTCCCCTTCCGGTTTTGAACCCAGATCGGCGGGTCTCTTCTACGGTGGGTCAGCGCTCCAGTTAGCCATCATCATTTGCGGACGGTCGCGACCGGCTGCAAACTCAGCTGACCCGTTTGTCATCATTCCCTGTAACTGGAGCCCGCTATGTTGCCTGGTTGCACCATGCCCCCAGACGACCCGTCGCGCTTTGCGGCGGGGAAATCTGGTTTGGACGCGGGCCGGCGAGGCAGACCTCGCTTCGCCGCGTGATAAGGCGGATCGGCGTGCGTCGACTCTATACCTTGCTGCGTTTCGCGCGTCTCGCAGTCCTCATCCTTCGCCGCATGCGCTTCTTGCGCCACTTCCAGCGCATGTGACCGCGCTTCTTCCATACACGTGAGCTTCTCTTCATGGAAACGCCACTCTTTGATCCGCCGCTCGGTATCCTCGGAATCGAGACGGAACAATAAGCGGCGCTGATAATCGCTTATATGGTATAAACCTGATGGTGGGCGCAAGTGGAGGTGGACGAGTCGAGCCGCACGTCTTTTGCCCGGATACTGGTCGTGCTTGGCGGTGAGTCGCCAAGACGGGCGGACCTTCGCCGCGCCGCCGCATCGGCGTTCGTGATCGCGGCCGATTCCGGGGCCGAACACCTTGAGCGCGTTGGGCTTACGCCAGACCTCGTCGTTGGCGACCTCGACAGCATCCGCCGGGAAACGATCGCGCGTCTTCGCTCAAAGGGTGTTCCATGCGTGCGGTTCCCCCGACGAAAAGGGGCGACGGATGGTGACCTCGCCATCGCCGAAGCCCTTAGGCGTGGCCCGCGTGAGCTCGTCGTCGCCGCGGCATGGGGGGACCGCCCCGACCATTCGCTCGCCAACGTGGCGCTCCTTGAACGGGCTTCGAGACGGGGCTTAGCCGTACGCGGGATCGAGGCGCGCGCAAGATTCCACCTCCTCTCGCCAAGAAGGACCGTCCGCATAGGCGAACCACGGGGGACGTTGGTGTCCGTAGTCCCGCTCTCGAGCCGTCTCATGGGGCTCACTCTTTCCGGATTCGAATGGGACCTTCGTCGCGCAAGCGTGAGGCGTGGCGAGACCCTGACGATGAGCAACATCGTGAGGTCGCGCCGAGCAACAGCGTCTCTCGAACGTGGGAGCGCGCTTCTGGTCGTGCCGCTTAGGGCGAAAGCTCGATGACGCGCGACGCGGGGACGCGGAATTCCACGATGTCCCCACGCCCTTTTCCAGGAAAGGATGCGGCGTGGAGGCGCACCATGGAACCGCCCGCGTCCACTTCGAGGAACTTGGTGGAGGCCGTCCACGGGATCGCGCGCACCACCCCGGAGAACGCGGTCCCCTCCCCGGACGAGGAGGCCGCCTCGGGCGGGAAGGCGATCCACCCGTCCTTCGTCTCGAGGACGTTGTGGAGTCCGATGAACTGTGCTGCGAAGACGCTGCGGGGACGGCTCGCAAGGTCGGCCGGTGTTGCCTCCTCGACTATGCGCCCTCGATCCATCACGGCCACGCGGTCGCCGAGTAGGAGCGCTTCGTCACGGTCGTGCGTCACGTAGATGGTCGTGAGCCCGAGCCTCTCGTGGAGGTCACGCAGTTGCCGGCGCAAGACATCTCGTAAGCCTCTATCGAGCGCCGACAGGGGTTCGTCAAGGAGCAGGATCTCAGGGTCGGCGGCGAGCGCCCGGGCGAGGGCGACGCGTTGTCTTTCCCCGCCGGAAAGTTCATGGACGCGTCGAGCGGCAAGCGGTGAGAGGCCGACCATCTCGAGGAAGCGCTCGGCGGTCGCGAGGCGT
The sequence above is drawn from the Euryarchaeota archaeon genome and encodes:
- a CDS encoding UbiA family prenyltransferase, producing the protein MGKTAAARSGDSKGLAYLYEIRPVPMLATLLAALLGALYAATPGSLDLTRLPVYLLAVAAALYCGHALDSLVDYHRRGETKFVYMGFFEDSGGLLSERELAAAAFVASAIWLIASLSLAPPGSALFAVSFAGFVIAALYSFALDRHPVTVSLAYPAGTALAMVGGFLLAGGTDAFAILAIAVPIFVYLVGGKIVSDQIDFEADSAIAKRTVVVVLGRERAKWFGYSLCVAALIVALASAGLGYLPMISTAGIAGASILLFTSFRMEAAKGVLALVAGGYVFLISTIAPLIY
- a CDS encoding exo-alpha-sialidase translates to MTRAGSPFLFVVMVAGLMTAGCVANQERETPLIEDLLPVAAPSSAFTPVAADGIVKLRCFPIGDKTGCNFETTVSPETRQGNEVTVAVNPKDAGNIVAGAKDYTPDTAGECVWDGVYSTHDAGKTWSSKSLPGSPWLLVNDAGSFELNEMSNYWCATDPVVAFGPDGTFYYAVMAYQGDPVTASKIGKDQTGTGVNDVVFNRVAQVCAVSTDGGKTFDSFNVIDVGSFPVNFHDRQWITVDQYDGSVHVAWTSGLAFGNVAYRSTDKCKTWQGPVLLDDQTNPLGPTPGQLFMSTGPANDVWISGRAGDGPYFSKSTDGGATFSPWKRAVEAEDKGMNATYRSAGLGFIAVDSSKGPHSGNAYLAFADTRNGDRDMFLTRSTDGGASWSEPVRLNDDALGNGVDQFFPAISVSPKGIVDVAWYDRRNGDNYLLDLYYSYSDDGGATWSPNFRVTEVSSDPKWSIHQAGFVFIGDYIDMDSSVEGAHPVWVDTRHEKADVFVASILRPIDPK
- the sucD gene encoding succinate--CoA ligase subunit alpha — translated: MAIVLDGNTKVLVQGATGHQGTFHIGAMLQFGTKVVAGVTPGKSGQSVHSVPVFESCAEAVAKTGANTSLVFVPAAFTKDAVFEALDAGLKTVIVITEHVPVHDCMEFVHYARYKGATVIGPNCPGAASPAHKAKVGILPGHIFKPGSVGIASRSGTLTYEIVSALTEAGVGQSTCIGLGGDPVVGTTFVDALRMFNADPETEAIVLVGEIGGTAEEEAARFVEEHVKKPVFAYIAGRTAPEGKRMGHAGAIVSRGMGTAQSKMDAFKKAGVEVARFPTDVAVLVKRAV
- the sucC gene encoding ADP-forming succinate--CoA ligase subunit beta; protein product: MKLFEYQGREVFAKHAIPTPAGFVISRPEEFEALRPSLKFPLVIKAQVLVGGRGKAGGIRFAANFEEGLEAVKAVLGMSIKGLVVKKVFVVEKLAFEREFYAGVLVDRSTRSTLFMFSTEGGVEIESVPDDKIRKVTVNPVSGYSGFHTRTLLAGTGLPADVQKQLGAIFSKLYSAFKAMDAELLEINPLALTKDGRVVAADSKVILDDGALFRHQEFDQPDEELTPLEEEAREKGIAFIQLDGRIGVIANGAGLTMATLDALNEFGGKAGVFLDLGGTDNPEKVREAFLLMRKADPSVMLLNLFGGITKSDTVAKGVKMVLDTETIAFPIVTRIKGTNEKEAKEILQHAGLLSADTLQAAAKLTVDTERTRSHPRESARRPI
- a CDS encoding thiamine diphosphokinase — its product is MEVDESSRTSFARILVVLGGESPRRADLRRAAASAFVIAADSGAEHLERVGLTPDLVVGDLDSIRRETIARLRSKGVPCVRFPRRKGATDGDLAIAEALRRGPRELVVAAAWGDRPDHSLANVALLERASRRGLAVRGIEARARFHLLSPRRTVRIGEPRGTLVSVVPLSSRLMGLTLSGFEWDLRRASVRRGETLTMSNIVRSRRATASLERGSALLVVPLRAKAR
- a CDS encoding ABC transporter ATP-binding protein — protein: MKAVTLSGVRKSHDGVETLRGLDLEVDQGRFTCLLGPSGCGKTTTLRLIAGLEKADGGRIAIGGKDMENVPPEKRRIGFVFQDYALFPHLDVIGNVAFGPTLRNLGKCERLATAERFLEMVGLSPLAARRVHELSGGERQRVALARALAADPEILLLDEPLSALDRGLRDVLRRQLRDLHERLGLTTIYVTHDRDEALLLGDRVAVMDRGRIVEEATPADLASRPRSVFAAQFIGLHNVLETKDGWIAFPPEAASSSGEGTAFSGVVRAIPWTASTKFLEVDAGGSMVRLHAASFPGKGRGDIVEFRVPASRVIELSP